Proteins encoded in a region of the Podarcis muralis chromosome 2, rPodMur119.hap1.1, whole genome shotgun sequence genome:
- the CLIC1 gene encoding chloride intracellular channel protein 1: protein MAEEQPQVELFVKAGSDGAKIGNCPFSQRLFMVLWLKGVTFNVTTVDTKRRTETVQKLCPGGQLPFLMYGTEVHTDTNKIEEFLEEVLCPPKYPKLAARNPESNTAGLDVFAKFSAYIKNSNPGQNSNLEKGLLKALKVLDVYLTTPLPEEVDENSAEDEGQSRRKFLDGDELTLADCNLLPKLHIVKVVCKKYRNFTIPEAFQGIHRYLKNAYAREEFASTCPDDEEIELAYELVAKALK, encoded by the exons GCCGGCAGCGATGGAGCCAAAATCGGGAACTGCCCCTTCTCCCAGCGACTCTTCATGGTCCTTTGGCTCAAGGGCGTGACCTTCAATGTCACCACGGTGGACACCAAGAG GAGGACCGAGACGGTGCAGAAACTATGCCCCGGAGGTCAGCTCCCGTTCCTGATGTACGGGACTGAGGTTCATACAGACACTAACAAGATTGAAGAGTTCCTTGAGGAGGTCCTTTGCCCTCCCAA GTACCCCAAGTTGGCTGCCCGTAACCCCGAGTCCAACACAGCTGGCCTTGACGTCTTTGCCAAGTTCTCTGCCTATATCAAGAACTCGAACCCGGGGCAGAACTCCA ATCTCGAGAAAGGTTTGCTGAAAGCGTTGAAGGTGCTGGATGTTTATTTGACAACGCCGCTACCGGAGGAGGTGGACGAGAATAGTGCCGAGGACGAGGGTCAGTCCCGCCGCAAATTCCTCGATGGGGATGAGCTCACGTTGGCCGACTGCAATCTTCTGCCCAAGCTTCACATCGTCAAG GTGGTGTGCAAGAAGTACCGCAACTTTACCATCCCTGAGGCATTCCAAGGCATCCACCGCTATCTCAAGAATGCTTACGCCCGTGAGGAGTTTGCCAGCACCTGCCCAGACGACGAAGAGATTGAGCTAGCTTATGAGCTGGTTGCCAAAGCTTTGAAATAA